The Limanda limanda chromosome 21, fLimLim1.1, whole genome shotgun sequence genome contains the following window.
gggagagacggagagaaacagATTGTCAGCACATGAAGTGAGGGCAGTTAGCTATCAGAATGACTCTCTGCCAGGCGGTGACACCACACCTGATGAAGCTCACCAAAAGAAAGGTATTGTTGAGTGAGCAGGAGGCAGCTTTGGGACGAATGGTTTACTTTAGAGTCTATAAACAGACCTGAGCTTGGTGTCAATgtgcagcagtttgtgtttcacaggaAAAGTCCAGCTCCCGCCAGTCGGTCTCTTTAGCCGGAGCCACGTATCAGGACATGCACTTCCTAAGCTGCAGGGGTGTAAACAAATGCACATAATTGCATCAGTGAAGAATAGCCCCTTTTATATTGACTTCTAATGGAGGGAAAAAACCTTTTGGCGAATCCTGCTTTTCTGTCCtgattttctctttgtttatgTGCTGACAAATGAATTATTAAGAGGTTCAACTGGTATCTGAATTTTCCATTAATAGTGATAATAACACattgttttaaaagtttaattttaaatagTCTAGTTGCTGTACTTAATGTCACATCACTCTGGTTTGTCTCTTTAACAGCCAGATCTGCTGAACTTTAAAAAAGGATGGATGACAAAGCTGTATGAAGACGGAATGGTAAATATTTTTCATTCGCAGAATTTAAAGaactgtctcatgtctcatgacACACAACGAGAAGTCGTGGAATccaattaatgtttttttggttttcctTTAGTGGAAGAAACATTGGTTTGTACTAACAGACCAGAGTCTGAGGTACTACAAGGACTCGATAGCTGAGGAGGTAAGGCTTTACCAAGCCACTGTGAAGCTGTTTGATTATATgtgaaataatatataaatgttttatgttgatgatgtttttttttattccatagGCTTCCGAACTGGATGGGGAGATCGACCTTTCCACATGCTGCGACGTCAAAGAGTTCCCGGTCCAGAGAAACTACGGCTTCCAAATCCAGGTGAGTGTTGATTGTTCGTGTCATCGATTGTCGCGCATCATTAATCACCGGTGAAGATGAAACCCATTGTCTGCACTGTTCCTGTCTGTCGTCTCCTGCTAGGCTATAAGCAGCCTTAGTGCATGCAGCTGAACTTGAGGTATCAGGTTTGACCATTTCTCATTTTGAAATGATTCTTTGTTTGGGACGAGGAATGTCGCCTGACTTGTCATGTCTCCACGCAAGACTGACATCATGGTGATCTAAATCTGCTCCAGCCGTTGCTAGCGCCGTGTGTCTCTCTGACCCTGTGTGCCCCTCATCCTTCACAATATGTTTACCTAACCTCCTGCATTTAAGGGCCCTGTCCTGTCCACATTTGCTCATTAAAACATCTTCACAACAACCCTGTAGTTATATTGATCCTGTGGTGAAGCCGATGGTCTTTCTTCATATAATCCTTTGGCTATTAAACTTTTTTAGCACTTGTTCCTGGCAAATTACTGGATGTGCTGTGGCTGGCAATGCACTCATTATTCATTTGATGTCAGCAGGGGTTTTGTTCCTGCTacatatagatttatatatgtAGCAGGACCGACGCGATTGCTAATCCTatgtgaggagaagaggaactaCAAGGTCATTTCTTTTGTTTACATTAGCCCGAAGCAGCTTCCACAGCTCTTTTCTGGAGGAAGTCAGAAATAGAGTAGACGAGGGGATCGTTGTCTCTTTGGCTGAGAACAACATGGGATTAATAACTCCAGTATTTATATCTGCTCTCCCCGTGGTCAGACTGGATAGTGCTGTTGTTCTCTCAGTGGCTGAGCTTCAGTGTAGAGTTGAACACCCAGATGAGGTACTTGGTGTCTCAAACCTGATCACTGTGTGCTTAGAGACTTCAATGCATTAAGTGTGATCTTGCAGAAATCAGACAAGTGCCACTAGAGGTCACTGTATATACAGCTAAGTGTACTTCACACACAGTAAAGCTGAGTTTTAAGGCCAAAGAGTGCAGGATACCTCAGTTTAAAGGTAGTAGCAATTATTTTGAACTCCATGTCCAAACAGACAAGTTTGTGAAGTTGTGTCATATATGGAAAACAATGCCTATCAATTGCTTCAACATATCTTAGACTGCATAGTCCCTCTCGCTGGACTGAATCACAACTGACCGGTTATCCCTCATGATCCCTGGCTTCCCGAACCAGATCTGTTGCCACTGTAACAAattcaccaaactctgtttagaattaTTTTTGATATAAAAATGTTCCTTGCTGAATACAACAGAGTAAATCAGAGGAGAAGTGAAGCCAGGCATGTTTACctcatttcactttcatttttcaacatttattaaTCTGCTCATTAAACAGCATTCAGAGTGGGGTATGAGAATTTGGATAGTAAAATAGAGGAAAGTTTTACAAAATACTCTCGACTCAGTTCAACATGTACTGCATTAACACTACTCTCACATGTGGTTATTATTAAGAGGTTACTTAAGTACATCAGTGAAtgtaaagtgtgtttttctacCCACCTTTGTTTTCAGTAAGAGGAGCTTGCATTGTCTATGGCTGCATACCTTCCTACCGTTATCTAAAGCTTGAACAAAGACATGCTGACATTTTCTTTGACGTGTAACCAAAAGGTATTTTAATCGACATGTTGTCGCCATCCCTGTCAGTCCCACTAATGTCCTCCCTGTCTGCTTCCAGTGCACAGAGGGAGCGTGCACCCTGTCAGCCATGACCTCTGGAATCCGTCGCAACTGGATTCAGGCCATTATGAAGAATGTGCGACCCACTATTGCCCCCGACGTCACCCGGTAAGCCCCAAAGAGGATTAACGCTTCAACCTCTGGCAGATAACAACAGCTCCTTTTTCTcacttattttatttgaatccaTCTGTCCCCCTCACCCCCTCttcccttctttctcttcctccctcactgGGTATGTTCAACCTGCTGCCAGGAAAAACATCTCTCTGAAACTATCCGTTCTGAAGCCCAGGTTGGAGTGCTTGTGTGTTGAATATCTCCCCCCTCCTCACACAGTGATGTAACTGCTCAGCAATGTCCGTCCCAACATGTTTGTCGTCCTACTCTATGTCATGTGATTGTTGAGTAATGTCTCCGTGTCGGTTGTGCCACCGTAGTGACACACGCTGCAATCACATCAACATACGAGAATAATCCACCGGCCCTGCCTCGATCAGCAGCAGAGACTGATTTTGATCATCGCCGTAATGTGACTGTTCACTCAGTAACTTTTGGAAATGGTCACGATACAACAGAAGAATCATAACTGaaatggagaaagaaaagagcttGAGTAGATGGAGAGAGGACCTGGGATACAATCATTAAGCTCTTCTGGAATTGCTCCAGAACAACAGTTCACCTAAGGATACTTTTAACTACCCAATCatttatttcagtgtttttaagaGGAGTATTACCTTTCAGAATGCTCGTCACATATAATATAGTCACACGTTTTATTCTGCCAGTGTCTCCGAGGCAGCTCTCTCCCAGGGGAGAATGCGTGTTATTTTTGGTATTTCTGCACAGACACCTCGCGGACATCTCTTGCTCATTCTTGAGCTCCAGTCCCTTCTCATTTTCCCCTTCCCGACACCTCCACGCAACACGGTAAAAATAGATCCTTTCGTCAggtcactttttaaaaaaatgctcGGCCCCTCTACATCGAAAGTTCCAATCAGCACGCTGTGTACTGCGAACACATTCTTCACGTTTAGCCGTTATATAAATGGTAATAACGTAGTAGCTTAAGGCTGGTGTCTGCCATCAGGCTTACGACGGATCATGAGTGAAcaccaaagctgctttcagccCAGTGCAACGTGTGCCTTATAAATGTTCATATGCTAATGCTTTGACTTTTGATGCATTcaatgattgtttttttgtctgtcaaTCAGGGTCTCTGCAGGTGTTGAAAAAGGTGTtaaaaaataactaataaaaaaaagctttagaAGGTATCATTTTAATTAGCAAAAGTATTTTCTCTCGCTTGCTGTAGGCAGTAGTGTTTGTAAAGGCTGTTCAATTCTTTCTGTGGAGTTTCAGTCAGCATCATCAAACCTACAGCAAAGGCTGTCACTACTGCTACTTATAGTCGCTTAAAGGCTCATCATCTCACAATAAGCATTTGAGTATTGCGTATACAGCATGGAAGTACATATCCAATATGGTTAAAAATAGGCAATTGTAGTCCCTGCTAGTTTTCAAGCATATTTTCTTACCTTGCTGGGTTTGATTGTGAAATTTGTATTAGATTTAATTCCATGTGGTATAAACGGTTACTTTATAAGTCTTggtgaaacctgcagaaaccctgtgaAATGCACTGGCAATTGATACTGCACTGCTGGAATTATCTGCATTCTTGTCTTGTCCAGCAAAGGTTTGTGTAATAGTATTATAGCTTGAGTTGGTGCAACTATAAAAACTAATTGTCAGCTTATGTTGAAGCCTGCCTATATATCTTTTTTATGTGCTGCATTTTTGTTCATTCAGATCTCTCCCTGATGAGAAGATAAAAGCCCAAGTGATGTTGGAGCCCTGTCCACAGGCCACCCGTGAGCCAAGCCCTGTTCTTGAGGCCCCAAGGTCTGATGTCCACAGACAGCCAGCTGGCAACcacgtctctgtccctccctctgagCTGCGTAAAAGCCGAGTTCGTGAACGCAGACCAGAGGGCCGCTCCAAGACTTACGACTGGTCTGAGTTCAAGATGGAGCAGACAGAAAAGCCTGTGAAGGAGCGAGCCGACACCGTTGATCTCAGCTCATCGTTCTCCACAACCTCCTCTTAttgctctccctcctcttcagctTCCTCTTTAGCGTCCTCTCCGGTCTCTACCTCCTCAGTATCAGGGGCTCATCCACCCTCTATGACAGAAGAAGCAGAGAAGGGGAATGTCAGGAGGGGCGCCCCTCCACACAGCACTACTAGTCCAACCCACATGCCAAATACTGTTACTGTTACCATGACTTCCACACTTAATACAACGCCAACAGTACAGCCATCAACTTCTGAAAGCCAAGTGCAAGGGACAATGGAAGTGGACCACCCTACAGCCATGAATCCTGCAAGTGAGGATAAGAAGGGCAACAGAACCTCAGGTGTCCATAAAGAGATTGAGCAGCGATGGCATCAGGTGGAGACGACACCTTTGAGGGAAGAGAAGCAAGTGCCCATCGCCACGGCTCCAGCAAACTCTGCTGACTCTGAAAGGTTGCCTGCTGATGAGCTCACTGCACTGCTAGACAAAGAGGTTTGTGTACTGCCTGTGGACATGTACATTATATTATCAGACCAAGTTGTGCTGTTTATTCTTAtattatctgtctgtctttgttcagTTGGGACAGAAGCAAAAGGAGCTGGACCAACTACAGAAGCAGAACAACCTTTTAAAAGAGCAGCTGGATGATGCGCTAGGGAGAGAACACAGTGCCAGAGATGGCTATGTACTGCAGGTACTACACTCACCATCCACCACACAGGATAAGtaggttttaaaaatgttaccATATACAAACAGCATAGCAACACAAGTATCGACAAAGAAATCTTAACAATGTACAGAATGTTACTGCAAGGTTTGTAAGGTCTTATACTATATGTGCTGGTGAAACGTGTGGTGCAGTAATGTTATCAACTGTGCCACAGTACTCAATagattttatatttgttgtgACTCATGACAGATtggtgtgtgtttactgttacTTATAGCATTTAACTAACAGGTGTGGGTGCtttctgaaactgaaactgtTAACGCATGGTTGTGGTTTTTCTTGGCATGAGTTTTCGCTAACTGTTTTTACGGAGTTTCACATCTCCTGGGAAAACAATTGATTTGATCTGATATGCTAAGGTAAGAAAAGTAATCAATAGGCCTTGCGCTgtgctttttctctctgttcacctgtgctttgtgtgtgtcctttccAAGCTTGACATCTGCATGCTGTTTGGTTTTTCAGAACTGCATACATTTACTAATTTCCTTTATTTTGGTTCACATAATAGTTATTCTGTGTTAGTCACCCATTgaaggtttttgtttgtttgtttgtttatttctttgggGAGGTGTTTTCATGAACACCTTTCTGTTTGCAAGTCACCTCTGAAAAAGCACAGTGGAAGCGTGAAGAAAAGCACTGAACAAAAGAGCTGCTTATtaagaaaggagaaaaacaaaacttgtTTTCCTGGTAACCTCCGAGATGTGGCTCTCCGTATTTAGTGGGGGAAATATGGTGATGTCATTAATGAAATGTCTCATCAATCTTTTTCAAGAGTGCAACACCCCCCTCCTCTTCGCCGCACAGAGTGCCATGGCAACGCTTGCACAAGCTTAATCAAGATTTGCAGAGCGAATTGGAGGCCCAAAAGCGCAAGCAGGACCTTGCTCAGCAGCAGATTCGGACATTAAAGAGAAGCTACACCGATGCCCAGGACGCTGTAGACCGCCACGAGGCTGATATTCAGGCTCTGCAGGGTAAACTAGCATGTGCAATGGCTGAAATCTTGGCCAGTGAAGAGGCTGTGGCCCGAATGCGCAATGAGCTCAAGTTAGAGCAGGAGCGTTCAAAGGAACAAGAAGTAGAAAATGGAAATAGTGAGGCCACCCTACGTGCCCAGCTAAAGGACAGTGAGGACAAACTCCGTGAAGTAGAGGCCTGCCTCTTAGAGAGGAACCAGGCCCTCAGGCACCTCGAGCACCAGCAGGCCCTGCAACGAGACCACATCAGAGAGGTACAGAGGTTGCAGGAGAGGCTTCAAGAGGTGACTGCTCGACTAATTGCTACTGAGGAAGGCCAAGCTTTGAAGGAGGAGCGTCTGAGGAAGGAGCAGCATAGCATGCAAGAGAGTCATGAGAGGGAAAGACAGAATCTCTGCAGAAAATTAACTCAGGCTGAAATCACccagaaagagatggaggacaATCTGCTTGAGGCCGAGCAGCAGGTAGAGGCTCTGTTGAGAGGGAGGCGCTCCTCCGCAGGCAAAGAATGCAGTGAGGAAATGTTGAAGTTACAAGAGGAACTGACTCATAAGATTGACATGGTTGAGTCACTGAGGGAGAGCGTGCGGaggctggaggaagagaagagccACCTCACTTGCCGTTGTCAGGAGCTTATCAACCAGATTGCAGAAGCTGACCGTGAGGTGAATAAGCTTCGCAAATGTCTGGAAACTGAAGAGGCTGAGTACTACACGCTGGAGCAGTCATATGATAGGGCTACTCAGGAGTTTAAGAAAATGAGTCAGTTCCttagagaaaaggaggaagagatcCGGCAGACTAAGGAGATGTATGAAAGGCTAGTGGAACGCAAGGAAGAGGACCTAAAAGAGGCACTTATTAAAATGACAGTACTTGGCAGCAGCTTGGAGGAAACGGAACAGAAGTTGCAAGCAAAGGAAGATTTTCTCTGTCAAATGAGTCGGAGCCTCTTAGAAAAGGTTGAGCCCTGTAGTGCTGAAAAGGATCTGCAAGCCAAGCTCGTGGTCGCAGAGGACCGTATCGCGGAGCTCGAACAGCATCTCAATGCTCTGCAGTTGGGCTACGCTGACCTACAAATGGAAAGACATAAGACCCCAGAGCTGAGGAAAAAGGGAAGGGTCAAAACATCAGCCTCCATATCACCAAACACAGAACTTTCTCTTTCCTTTAACAATACATCCAAGTCAGAGAACGCCCCAGATGATCAGGAGTCCCTAGCTAAGAGATCAAGGATACGTTTTTCCAGTATTCAGTGCCAAAAATACATAAGCTTAGATGGCCTGGTCACGGGCCAAGCAAGTAGTGGTCAAGTGGAGACAGGACAAAAAGATGACCAAGATGTAAGTCAAGACATCGGTTTAACTGGAGGAAATATCTCCTCTGATATGCCGCATACCAGTGACCCAGAGAAGTTTATCTCCATCATACATGCCCTCGAAACTAAACTTCTTGCCACTGAGGACAAGCTAAGGAACCTCACGCATAATCTAGAGGAGCAGCAATCCACCCAAGTAGACGACATGTCCAAGATTGATGTACAGATGACCGAAACAGACCATCAGCCAGAGAAAGAGTTGAGTTGTGGGATACAGAGTAGTTGTCTTGCCAATAAGCATTATGCCAAGGCCCTGATGTGCGTTGAAAAGAGTCGAGAGAAAGTCAGTGTTATTCTCACTGGTTCTCATACTTCCACTGGTTCGCAGCTGCATTCATTGTCGGAGATAGAGAGCGATTTGTTCAATGCATCACTTTACATCCAACAAGGACAAAAGACGTTGGAAGAACAAACACCAGCTGTCCATCAGAATCAAACTCCAGAGACTCGAGATAGAGAAGCTCTTCAGCTCTTTGCCAAAACCTTGTCTTTTGAGGCAGTAATTTTGAATAAAATGGCTTTATTGATACAAACGTCAAAGTCTGACATTCTACATGCTCTGGCAGAGATATGGGAAGACATCGACAACATTAAAAAGAGTGACAAAGATTGTTTGGCTATAGTTTATGCTGATGTCTTGACCAGGAAGCTGATGTTAGAGAGTGCGTTCCGGCAGGAGTTGGAGAAAACTGAAGCAGATGTTGCAAAATGCAAAGAGGGCAGTGCGTCAGCTGATGTAAATGATGCCACAATCTTTAACACCTTCATTAAAGCAGAACTAGTCTACTCTATTCAAAACCTTAAGCTTTGCTATGAAGAGAAATTCAAAATACTAAAAAGGGAGttgactgaagctcacacaaaCCTAAATCAAAGGGAAATGGCTCTGAAAGCGATTATTGAAGCTTCCAAAACGCCtgatttgaaaaatgtaataaaagaaGTCAAAAATAACTTTGGCTTTAATAAACAAAGGTTAGCTGACGTTCAACCCCCCGAGCTTGCTCCTTACATGGAGCAGATTGAAATGGAAGCAGCGAGAGACTTGGCTGAGAAAATTGTAGACCGACACTTGGCTGAAGAAATGCCCTCTTGTGGTCTTGACTCTATTGATACGCTGCAAAATGCACATGAAAATCTGGCCAATGAGCTTCAGCGACAAGCAGCAATCCTCCATAAGTACGCTCAAGAGATGGAAGGTGGTGAAACCCATCCAGGGCTGGCTAAAATGATCCGGGCTCTTTTTGGGCAGCAAACCTCGGAGAATTTCTCTAGTACCTCTCTTTGTATGCGTGAAGCCCTTATTCAGGCTCAGGTGGCCTATGTGGCATGTAGGTTACGGGCAATGCATGAACAAGACTTGGGTTGGTGCAAACAGACGGGTCAGAACATGGATGCTCTTGTCCAGCAGCATGCTCACAATGTCAGTGCAATCCAAGAAAAGTTTGAAGCATCCTTACAGGAGGAGCGCCTGAGTTTCACGCAGACAGTGGCAACTATTGAAATGGAGAACCAAACCCTGAGGAGTGAGATCAGCAAACGTGTGAATCAGCTCTCCCAGCAGCAGGAGCAACTGGCCCTCCTGGAGGAACACTACCGGAAGGACACTGAAAACATGAATCAGATGCACAAGGAAGAGCTACAGCGAGCAGAGCAAGGCTGTGCTTCAACAGAGCTGGCCCTCATTGAGACATTGGCCGACAGCCAACAAAAGTTAGAGGTTCTGCTGGTGGACATGGATACCATGAAAGAGCAGCAACAGGGTCATGTGAAGAAACTGGAGGAGCAGTTTGAACAGAGGATCTGTGAGCTccaacacatccacacagaggAGATTGAAAAGTTACATTCCCAGTATGTTGAAAACATTCAGTGTCTCAAAGAGCACCTGCAGGTCAAAAAGGGTCCTGAGGTTTCACACTCACTACCCTGTGATGAGGCCATAATGCcaatggaagaggaggagcaggggaagGGGGAAGATGCTCAAAGTATGTCCGAGGTGGACTCAATGGTGGTTCTCAAGGACCGGATCCAGGAGCTGGAGACTCAGATGAACTCCATGAGGGACGAACTGGAGAACAAGCACCTCGAAGGAGATGTGGCCAGCCTGAGAGAGAAATACcagagagactttgaaagtctTAAGGTTTTTGCTCTTTCAATATTTtgtaaattttatttttttgtgtcagtGATAGACTAGTAGATAAatagagttttatttttaattaacctGTTGCTTTTGTTCGTCAATCAACTAATATTCAATAATCATTTGGAGTTGGGAAATGGTGTGATTTCAGAATAACCGCAAACCTAAATTCATATGTGTGCAAACTCTAAAATAATTGTAATCAGAGCTCTTAGTGATGTCCTTCTTGCTTTTTTCGTTATCTCTCCTGCAATATACATATTTAGCCTTTAAGACACGTTAGCTGTGCGGTTCTACGAATTGTCCTTTCAGTTCCCCTTTTTGTTCTAGACTGAAAGATTTGTAAATATCTGACTCTGAGCCTTAATATAGGTAGAGTATATTTAACAATAAATGCGTTAAATCAAATTCTATATATTTagttgtattttatttcctcttatatgtagttatttataataaaggtAATTAACTGTAAAATACCATTCCTTAATTATAAtcactttttaaataatttcactTAATATGAGGGTTTGATATAAACAACTTAacctttaatatatatatattggccATTGTATTGGAGAAAATCCATATATTGCCTGGGCTCTAAATATAAAACTCTATATTTGGAAATATATTATGTGATGTCTTGATGGTCTTTGATTACTTTAAGTGGAGAAGTTGCCAACAATGTGGATCTGTTTAGACCAGTGAAATACTATGGGACATCCTTAGAAGTTTTACATTATGAAGCAAAGGAATCAATTACAGGTTGTCCACAATTAAGCACACTCAGACAATGAAATATCCAAAAAAATGTACTTCCTAAATAGCCTCTTCATTTGGGCATTACTGACACACCATTTCCCATATTCAAAGCTGGAGGGACGTCTTCTCTATAACTGACCAAAGTGCAGCCTCGCTGCATTAGAATTTAACTGCTTTAACTTGCTACCTTTAACATAGCTGGGTCATAAAAAAGCTTGCATGGCTCCTGTCACTGATTTTGCATGACACACCATGTAGTGATCTAGTACAGTAATATATGTTGCACTGAATCTATAGTCACAAAGTAGAATGCAGTTGGAGTATTGTGTGCACAATGAATTATGTGATGAAAGAATCCGGACCCTTTGGATTTGTAGGCCACGTGTGAACGTGGGTTTGCTGCAATGGAAGATACCCACCACAAGGTGATAGAAGACATCCAGAGGCAGCATCAGAGGGAGATCTCCCAACTCAtggaagagcgagagagactcTTGGCTGAGGAAACTGCTGCGACAATTGCTGGTAAAGAAATGAAATCTACTACCACCCATAATTTCTGTGGTTGAAACAACGCTGTCATACACTAACTTAATGTGGGTGATCGATCGTCACTGCAGCTATTGAAGCAATGAAAAATGCACACAAGGAGGAACTGGAGAAGAACCAGCGCTCCCCAGTGAGTGGACTGAACTCTGACATCGATGAGCTTCGCTTACAATACGAGTAGGTTTTTTTGACAActattatttaaatttaaatgagaaGCACAGTGTGAAAAGAGCAAACATGTAGTCTTAACTTTTTCTTTGAATACAAAGTATAAAAGATTCAGGCATTTAGAGGTAAAGTTGAAagtcaaacaataaaaatgataGAATTTGTCAGTAAGTATTTAAGGTTTAGGtgaacaatcaaacaaaccatACAGCCTGTTTAGTCTGTGTTGCTGTGAGGGAAACTGCAAAAACTTGATCTTATGTCTACATTAGAAATGGCTTTTGGGGAAATCTTTTACATTATGAAATGATCCATCCTCTTTTATACTGAGAAAAACTATAAACACATGTAAATGTCAGACTCCAGCTGATCTTCTGATGCTGTGATTGTCCAGGGAGGAGCTGCAGTCCATCCAGAGAGAGCTGGAGGTGTTGTCCGAGCAGTACTCTCAGAAGTGTCTGGAGAACGCTCACCTGAACCAGGCGCTGGAGGCCGAGAGGCAGGCCCTCAGGCAGTGtcagagagagaaccaggagctgaatgctcACAACCAGGTTTGAATACACAtacatgtaaataaatacacatatgaaaACCATCACTGTCCATAGAGATGCAgagtaatgtgtgtttgtttggcagGAATTGAATAATCGAATGAGTGCGGAGATCATCCGGATGCGCTCCTGTTACAGCGGTGAAATGGCGCTGTCACCACTTACCCAAGGCAAAGATGTGTATGAACTAGAggtttgtacacacacatacacacacacacacacacacacacacacacacacacagacacacacacacacacacacacacacacacacacacacacacacacacacacaaataccatTGACTTGCTCTTTAATCTCTTTAATCTAATTGGGtttctttctccatcttgtAGGTGTTGCT
Protein-coding sequences here:
- the si:ch73-103b11.2 gene encoding centrosome-associated protein CEP250 isoform X3 — its product is MSLKDNPCRKFQANIFNKSKCQNCFKPRESHLLNDEDFNQAKPIYGGWLLLAPEGTNFDNPLHRSRKWQRRFFILYEHGLLRYALDEMPSTLPQGTINMNQCSDVINGEARTGQKNSLCILTSDKEHFIRAECKEIINGWQEALTVYPRTNKQNQKKKRKVDPPTQQEPGPAKVTVTSSSSGGGSISCLPSSIAGAERVPMSRATLWQEESRWSRATIPCSRSASCLSQLSQSQPDSSITTQDDGGTMNTGRKVRVESGYFSLEKTKSEPSPYSAQHSQSPQPPQHLPLSSSASSSSLGAPSPRYNSESEPQSSPCQPSQDPLPSPGALVSPSYSTISSSQSSLDSDPSVTSPTWEGCVGGGGSTSNVGNGGGRVGCSGREYTTLSDVPRARRLSYREAFRSDKKRQELRARTRSPGREEVARLFGEERRRPQIIGRFREGQHVEHMETSSSSEPSSNTALIQRQGRSERRFLANKHEISLDAGTDHSAPSLTSPTFSNLRRAKSLDRRVTESSMTPDLLNFKKGWMTKLYEDGMWKKHWFVLTDQSLRYYKDSIAEEASELDGEIDLSTCCDVKEFPVQRNYGFQIQCTEGACTLSAMTSGIRRNWIQAIMKNVRPTIAPDVTRSLPDEKIKAQVMLEPCPQATREPSPVLEAPRSDVHRQPAGNHVSVPPSELRKSRVRERRPEGRSKTYDWSEFKMEQTEKPVKERADTVDLSSSFSTTSSYCSPSSSASSLASSPVSTSSVSGAHPPSMTEEAEKGNVRRGAPPHSTTSPTHMPNTVTVTMTSTLNTTPTVQPSTSESQVQGTMEVDHPTAMNPASEDKKGNRTSGVHKEIEQRWHQVETTPLREEKQVPIATAPANSADSERLPADELTALLDKELGQKQKELDQLQKQNNLLKEQLDDALGREHSARDGYVLQSATPPSSSPHRVPWQRLHKLNQDLQSELEAQKRKQDLAQQQIRTLKRSYTDAQDAVDRHEADIQALQGKLACAMAEILASEEAVARMRNELKLEQERSKEQEVENGNSEATLRAQLKDSEDKLREVEACLLERNQALRHLEHQQALQRDHIREVQRLQERLQEVTARLIATEEGQALKEERLRKEQHSMQESHERERQNLCRKLTQAEITQKEMEDNLLEAEQQVEALLRGRRSSAGKECSEEMLKLQEELTHKIDMVESLRESVRRLEEEKSHLTCRCQELINQIAEADREVNKLRKCLETEEAEYYTLEQSYDRATQEFKKMSQFLREKEEEIRQTKEMYERLVERKEEDLKEALIKMTVLGSSLEETEQKLQAKEDFLCQMSRSLLEKVEPCSAEKDLQAKLVVAEDRIAELEQHLNALQLGYADLQMERHKTPELRKKGRVKTSASISPNTELSLSFNNTSKSENAPDDQESLAKRSRIRFSSIQCQKYISLDGLVTGQASSGQVETGQKDDQDVSQDIGLTGGNISSDMPHTSDPEKFISIIHALETKLLATEDKLRNLTHNLEEQQSTQVDDMSKIDVQMTETDHQPEKELSCGIQSSCLANKHYAKALMCVEKSREKVSVILTGSHTSTGSQLHSLSEIESDLFNASLYIQQGQKTLEEQTPAVHQNQTPETRDREALQLFAKTLSFEAVILNKMALLIQTSKSDILHALAEIWEDIDNIKKSDKDCLAIVYADVLTRKLMLESAFRQELEKTEADVAKCKEGSASADVNDATIFNTFIKAELVYSIQNLKLCYEEKFKILKRELTEAHTNLNQREMALKAIIEASKTPDLKNVIKEVKNNFGFNKQRLADVQPPELAPYMEQIEMEAARDLAEKIVDRHLAEEMPSCGLDSIDTLQNAHENLANELQRQAAILHKYAQEMEGGETHPGLAKMIRALFGQQTSENFSSTSLCMREALIQAQVAYVACRLRAMHEQDLGWCKQTGQNMDALVQQHAHNVSAIQEKFEASLQEERLSFTQTVATIEMENQTLRSEISKRVNQLSQQQEQLALLEEHYRKDTENMNQMHKEELQRAEQGCASTELALIETLADSQQKLEVLLVDMDTMKEQQQGHVKKLEEQFEQRICELQHIHTEEIEKLHSQYVENIQCLKEHLQVKKGPEVSHSLPCDEAIMPMEEEEQGKGEDAQSMSEVDSMVVLKDRIQELETQMNSMRDELENKHLEGDVASLREKYQRDFESLKATCERGFAAMEDTHHKVIEDIQRQHQREISQLMEERERLLAEETAATIAAIEAMKNAHKEELEKNQRSPVSGLNSDIDELRLQYEEELQSIQRELEVLSEQYSQKCLENAHLNQALEAERQALRQCQRENQELNAHNQELNNRMSAEIIRMRSCYSGEMALSPLTQGKDVYELEVLLRIKESEIQYLKQEIHSLKDELQSALRDKKYATDKYKGIYTELSIVKAKADCDISKLKEKLLIATEALGEKTVDGTVTSGYGTENIMKSKSNPDIIKKGKSAASRQLRGIRSKSLKEGLTVQERMKLFEAKDSKKI